One segment of Gordonia terrae DNA contains the following:
- a CDS encoding general stress protein, whose product MTNPMRPSRETPGLPTPPKGWPIGSYGTYAEAQRAVDFLSDENFTVQDVTIVGVDLMQVERVIGRLTWGKVVGGGLVSGAWLGFFFGCLVALVFTGSPIAPILVGIVGGMVFGVISATIPYAATRGQRDFASTMQLVAGRYDVLCDPKSAERARDMLTRLTF is encoded by the coding sequence ATGACCAATCCCATGCGCCCGAGCCGCGAGACGCCGGGCCTGCCCACCCCGCCGAAGGGCTGGCCGATCGGTTCCTACGGAACCTACGCCGAGGCCCAACGCGCGGTGGATTTCCTCTCCGACGAGAACTTCACCGTGCAGGACGTCACCATCGTGGGCGTCGATCTCATGCAGGTCGAACGAGTCATCGGCCGGTTGACATGGGGCAAGGTGGTCGGCGGCGGGCTGGTGTCCGGTGCCTGGCTCGGCTTCTTCTTCGGCTGCCTGGTGGCGCTCGTGTTCACCGGTTCGCCCATCGCGCCCATCCTCGTGGGCATCGTCGGCGGCATGGTCTTCGGTGTGATCTCCGCGACCATTCCGTACGCGGCCACGCGCGGCCAGCGTGATTTCGCCTCGACGATGCAACTCGTCGCGGGACGCTATGACGTGCTGTGCGACCCGAAAAGCGCAGAGAGGGCACGCGACATGCTCACCCGTCTGACCTTCTGA
- a CDS encoding extracellular solute-binding protein produces MRRKVLAAAVAAAAMLPVLSACGSGYEAGVLNFYPPADGADTFAEIGDKCSADSGGAYKVVTTPLPKGADDQRLQLARRLAGNDSGLDLMGMDVVWTAEFADAGWMVPVPDDMAAEISARTLGGPLDTAVWKTDDDERERLYAIPFSTNTQLLWYRPDVLAEDVDRRRPASTWNGMLEDALVSGRNGGPTYIMVQGRQYEGLMVWFNSVLASAGGQIVDPQDPDKVTLNDTPEHRAATVRALETLKRVATAPGADPSLTNSDEGAARLGMESGEALYQVNWPFVFAGMRENAVAGSVAFLDLTQYANLYADTANPPTAAQVVPLNREMRRVFDFAPYPGFEGLPTKTTLGGINIAVASTSKQQDLAFQAAECITSEASQKAFSFSAGPPPVIESIYDDADFRLAYPMADEIKRQLEPEHAALRPKSPDYQAISTLLQAKLSPVGAWEPEALVDELAEAVQKAIDGEGLIP; encoded by the coding sequence GTGAGACGGAAGGTCCTCGCCGCGGCGGTGGCAGCGGCGGCCATGCTGCCCGTGCTGTCCGCATGCGGCTCGGGATATGAAGCGGGCGTACTCAATTTCTATCCGCCGGCCGACGGCGCGGACACCTTCGCCGAGATCGGCGACAAGTGCTCGGCCGATTCCGGCGGGGCGTACAAGGTCGTGACGACTCCGCTGCCCAAGGGCGCCGACGATCAGCGTCTGCAGCTCGCACGGCGCCTCGCGGGCAACGACAGCGGTCTGGACCTGATGGGTATGGACGTCGTGTGGACGGCCGAATTCGCCGACGCGGGCTGGATGGTGCCGGTGCCCGACGACATGGCGGCGGAGATCTCGGCACGCACCCTGGGCGGCCCGCTCGACACCGCGGTGTGGAAAACCGACGACGACGAGCGTGAACGGCTCTACGCCATCCCGTTCTCCACCAACACCCAATTGCTGTGGTACCGGCCGGATGTCCTCGCCGAGGACGTCGACCGACGCCGCCCGGCGTCGACGTGGAACGGCATGCTCGAGGACGCGCTCGTCAGCGGACGCAACGGCGGCCCGACCTACATCATGGTGCAGGGCAGGCAATACGAGGGCCTGATGGTGTGGTTCAACTCGGTGCTCGCGAGTGCCGGCGGCCAGATCGTCGATCCGCAGGACCCCGACAAGGTCACCCTGAACGACACCCCTGAACACCGCGCCGCCACGGTGCGCGCCCTGGAGACCCTCAAGCGCGTGGCGACCGCACCGGGGGCCGATCCCTCGCTGACCAACTCCGACGAGGGCGCCGCGCGACTCGGGATGGAGAGCGGAGAGGCTCTGTATCAGGTCAACTGGCCGTTCGTCTTCGCCGGCATGCGCGAGAACGCCGTCGCCGGAAGCGTCGCCTTCCTCGACCTCACCCAGTACGCGAACCTCTACGCCGACACCGCGAACCCGCCGACGGCGGCGCAGGTCGTCCCGCTGAACCGGGAGATGCGGCGGGTCTTCGACTTCGCGCCCTACCCGGGCTTCGAGGGACTCCCCACGAAGACGACCCTGGGCGGGATCAACATCGCCGTCGCCAGCACCTCGAAGCAGCAGGATCTCGCCTTCCAGGCCGCGGAGTGCATCACCAGCGAGGCGTCGCAGAAGGCGTTCTCGTTCAGCGCCGGACCGCCGCCGGTCATCGAATCCATCTACGACGACGCCGATTTCCGGCTCGCCTACCCGATGGCCGACGAGATCAAGCGGCAGCTCGAACCCGAACACGCCGCGCTGCGCCCGAAGTCGCCCGATTACCAGGCGATCTCGACGCTGCTGCAGGCCAAGTTGAGTCCGGTCGGCGCCTGGGAGCCGGAGGCTCTCGTCGACGAACTCGCCGAAGCGGTCCAGAAGGCCATCGACGGGGAAGGGCTGATCCCGTGA
- a CDS encoding sugar ABC transporter permease, with product MSDNTTPGDDERTGDRPGRDVSGDDARFRAGRHALPDDAPPQTGPIPIVGDTPPVQSDQVWTPPPGGRHDAAPVSGPAGAPAPAAGPAAATAAGTTAVAERPRADDAPAAPRKRSEGKAAERRLAFWLVAPAALMMILVTGYPIVYAVWLSLNKMSLSAPGEREFVWFANYATVLTDNYWWTAFGVTVGITVVSVIIELVLGMAIALVMHRTIFGRGTIRTVVLIPYGIVTVAAAFSWYYAWTPGTGYLANLLPDGSAPLTEQWPSLAIIVLAEVWKTTPFMALLLLAGLALVPDDLLKAAQVDGAGAWTRLWRIILPLMKPAILVALLFRTLDAFRVFDNIYVLTSGSNNTYSVSMLGYDNLFGAFNLGVGSAISILIFICVAIIAFVFIKGFGTAAPGSDDEGR from the coding sequence GTGAGCGACAACACGACACCCGGAGACGACGAACGGACCGGCGACCGGCCGGGCCGTGATGTTTCGGGCGACGACGCGCGGTTCCGCGCCGGACGTCATGCCCTGCCCGACGACGCCCCGCCGCAGACCGGCCCGATCCCGATCGTCGGTGACACGCCGCCGGTGCAATCCGACCAGGTGTGGACCCCGCCGCCGGGCGGACGGCACGACGCCGCGCCGGTGAGCGGTCCGGCGGGCGCACCCGCTCCGGCCGCCGGTCCGGCTGCTGCCACCGCAGCCGGCACGACGGCGGTCGCCGAGCGTCCGCGAGCCGACGACGCACCGGCCGCACCGCGCAAGCGCAGCGAGGGCAAGGCCGCCGAGCGCCGACTGGCCTTCTGGCTCGTCGCGCCGGCCGCGCTCATGATGATCCTGGTCACCGGTTACCCGATCGTGTACGCGGTCTGGTTGTCGCTGAACAAGATGAGCCTCTCGGCGCCCGGCGAACGCGAGTTCGTGTGGTTCGCCAACTACGCGACCGTCCTCACCGACAACTATTGGTGGACCGCCTTCGGTGTCACGGTCGGCATCACGGTCGTGTCGGTGATCATCGAGCTCGTTCTCGGCATGGCCATCGCGCTCGTGATGCATCGAACGATCTTCGGGCGCGGCACGATTCGTACCGTCGTCCTCATCCCGTACGGCATCGTGACGGTGGCAGCGGCGTTCTCGTGGTACTACGCCTGGACACCCGGCACCGGATATCTCGCGAATCTGCTGCCCGACGGCAGTGCTCCCTTGACCGAGCAATGGCCCTCACTGGCGATCATCGTCCTGGCCGAGGTCTGGAAGACGACCCCGTTCATGGCCCTGCTGCTGCTGGCCGGACTCGCGCTCGTGCCGGACGACCTCCTCAAGGCGGCCCAGGTGGACGGTGCCGGAGCGTGGACGAGGCTGTGGCGCATCATCCTCCCGCTGATGAAGCCGGCGATCCTGGTGGCGCTGCTGTTCCGCACACTCGACGCGTTCCGCGTTTTCGACAACATCTATGTCCTCACCAGCGGGTCCAACAACACCTACTCGGTGTCGATGCTGGGTTACGACAATCTGTTCGGCGCCTTCAATCTCGGCGTCGGTTCGGCGATCTCGATCCTGATCTTCATCTGCGTCGCGATCATCGCGTTCGTGTTCATCAAGGGGTTCGGCACCGCCGCACCGGGTTCCGACGACGAGGGGAGGTAA
- a CDS encoding carbohydrate ABC transporter permease, producing the protein MNTSGKSKAWWSIANILVILYALIPLLWIISLSFKPAGSVTDGRFWPSEFTLDNYKNIFETSAFTSALINSIGVGLITTVIAVILGTMAAYAVARLDFPGKKLLIGAALLIAMFPQISLVTPLFNIERRLGLFDTWPGLILPYITFALPLAIYTLSAFFREIPWELEKAAKMDGATPWQAFRKVIAPLAAPGVVTAAILVFIFAWNDLLLALSLTSTERAITAPVAIANFTGSSQFEEPTGSISAAAVVITIPIIIFVLFFQRRIVAGLTSGAVKG; encoded by the coding sequence TTGAATACGAGCGGAAAGTCCAAGGCCTGGTGGTCGATCGCCAACATCCTGGTGATCCTGTACGCGCTCATCCCACTGCTGTGGATCATCAGTCTGTCGTTCAAACCGGCAGGTAGCGTGACCGACGGGCGATTCTGGCCCAGTGAGTTCACACTCGACAACTACAAGAACATCTTCGAGACGAGCGCATTCACCTCGGCGCTCATCAACTCGATCGGTGTCGGACTCATCACGACGGTCATCGCGGTGATCCTCGGGACGATGGCGGCCTATGCGGTGGCGCGCCTGGACTTCCCGGGCAAGAAGCTCCTGATCGGCGCCGCCCTGCTGATCGCGATGTTCCCCCAGATCTCGCTGGTGACCCCGTTGTTCAACATCGAGCGACGACTCGGCTTGTTCGACACCTGGCCCGGCCTGATCCTGCCCTACATCACGTTCGCGCTGCCGCTGGCGATCTACACCCTGTCCGCCTTCTTCCGCGAGATCCCGTGGGAGCTGGAGAAGGCCGCCAAGATGGACGGCGCCACGCCGTGGCAGGCCTTCCGCAAGGTCATCGCACCCCTCGCGGCGCCCGGCGTCGTGACCGCGGCGATCCTGGTGTTCATCTTCGCCTGGAACGACCTGCTCCTGGCGTTGTCCCTGACGTCGACCGAACGGGCGATCACCGCACCGGTGGCGATCGCGAACTTCACCGGCAGTTCGCAATTCGAGGAACCGACCGGGTCGATCTCGGCCGCCGCGGTGGTCATCACCATCCCCATCATCATCTTCGTGCTCTTCTTCCAACGTCGAATCGTGGCCGGCCTGACCTCCGGCGCCGTGAAGGGATAA
- a CDS encoding ABC transporter ATP-binding protein, translating to MADIVLDNVSKQYPDGSTAVHGVDIEIADGEFVILVGPSGCGKSTTLNMIAGLEDISGGELRIGGERVNERAPKDRDIAMVFQSYALYPHMSVRENIAFPLTLAKMPKDQVAAKVDEAARILDLGQYLDRKPANLSGGQRQRVAMGRAIVRSPKAFLMDEPLSNLDAKLRVQMRTEISQLQQRLGTTTVYVTHDQTEAMTLGDRVVVLRGGYVQQIGTPQELYNNPTNVFVAGFIGSPAMNFLSGRLGSDGIETAIGTISLDDHRAVVSRAGDVGSGGDVLIGIRPEHLEDASLVDSTTRGQGATFTANIDVLESMGSDIYAYFSVGSSRASSDALAELSADSGTDLGGNQLIARLSPDSKVTRGSSAELFYDASKIAVFDQSSGASLRVR from the coding sequence ATGGCAGACATCGTTCTGGACAACGTCTCCAAGCAGTATCCCGATGGCTCGACGGCCGTACACGGGGTCGACATCGAGATCGCCGACGGCGAATTCGTGATCCTGGTGGGCCCGTCGGGCTGCGGCAAGTCGACGACGCTCAACATGATCGCGGGCCTCGAGGACATCTCGGGGGGTGAACTGCGGATCGGCGGCGAGCGCGTCAACGAGCGCGCGCCGAAGGACCGCGACATCGCGATGGTGTTCCAGAGTTACGCGCTGTACCCCCACATGTCGGTCCGCGAGAACATCGCCTTCCCGCTGACCCTCGCGAAGATGCCGAAGGATCAGGTGGCCGCGAAGGTCGACGAGGCCGCGCGCATCCTCGACCTCGGGCAGTACCTCGACCGCAAGCCCGCGAACCTCTCCGGTGGTCAGCGGCAGCGCGTCGCGATGGGACGCGCGATCGTGCGGTCGCCCAAGGCGTTCCTGATGGACGAGCCACTGTCGAACCTCGATGCGAAGCTGCGCGTGCAGATGCGCACCGAGATCTCGCAGCTGCAGCAGCGTCTGGGCACCACCACGGTCTACGTGACCCACGACCAGACCGAGGCCATGACCCTCGGCGACCGCGTGGTCGTCCTGCGCGGCGGGTACGTGCAGCAGATCGGCACACCGCAAGAGCTGTACAACAATCCGACCAATGTGTTCGTGGCCGGCTTCATCGGTTCGCCCGCGATGAACTTCCTGTCCGGTCGCCTCGGCTCCGACGGCATCGAGACCGCGATCGGCACGATCTCGCTCGACGACCACCGTGCGGTGGTGTCGCGTGCCGGCGACGTCGGCAGCGGCGGGGACGTGCTGATCGGCATCCGCCCGGAGCATCTCGAGGACGCGTCGCTCGTCGATTCGACGACCCGCGGTCAGGGGGCGACGTTCACCGCGAACATCGATGTCCTCGAGTCGATGGGGTCGGACATCTACGCCTACTTCAGCGTCGGCTCGAGCCGGGCGTCGAGCGATGCCCTCGCGGAGCTGTCCGCCGACTCCGGAACCGATCTCGGCGGCAACCAGCTCATCGCACGACTGTCCCCGGACTCGAAGGTCACCCGCGGCAGTTCGGCCGAACTGTTCTACGACGCCTCGAAGATCGCGGTGTTCGATCAGAGCTCGGGAGCATCGCTGCGGGTTCGCTGA
- a CDS encoding metallophosphoesterase family protein, with amino-acid sequence MVRVLAVADEVVDSLTFGVGIESRPDLILGAGDLPFEYLEILSSLCDSPCVFVPGNHDRDLRGYRRGRTGWTRAGLPVEDPGPCGAVNADGRTVSVAGLRISGLGGSRRYNGGTNQYTDTQQRLRSLRLRCTAALSPPRGADILLTHSPARGVGDRDDLPHRGFDCFHPLVRSLQPALLIHGHVHPYGERPADLPIGSSTTSMNVVGFCQFDIDPVTRDVEIVRRRYGA; translated from the coding sequence ATGGTCCGGGTTCTGGCGGTCGCCGACGAGGTGGTGGATTCCCTCACCTTCGGCGTGGGGATCGAATCCCGTCCCGACCTCATCCTCGGCGCCGGCGACCTGCCGTTCGAATACCTCGAGATCCTGTCGTCGCTGTGCGACTCGCCGTGCGTGTTCGTCCCCGGCAACCACGACCGCGACCTACGCGGGTACCGGCGCGGCCGGACCGGCTGGACCCGCGCAGGCCTCCCGGTCGAGGACCCCGGCCCCTGCGGTGCGGTCAACGCCGATGGTCGGACCGTCTCGGTCGCCGGGCTCCGCATCAGCGGTCTGGGCGGCAGCCGCCGGTACAACGGGGGCACCAACCAGTACACCGACACCCAGCAGCGGCTGCGCTCGCTCCGCCTGCGGTGCACCGCCGCCCTGTCGCCGCCACGGGGCGCCGACATCCTGCTCACCCACAGCCCGGCGCGCGGCGTCGGCGACCGGGACGATCTCCCCCACCGGGGTTTCGACTGTTTCCATCCGCTGGTGCGGTCGCTGCAGCCCGCGCTGCTGATCCACGGGCATGTCCATCCCTACGGCGAACGGCCGGCGGATCTGCCCATCGGGTCGTCGACGACGTCGATGAACGTCGTCGGGTTCTGTCAGTTCGACATCGATCCCGTGACCCGGGACGTCGAGATCGTGAGGCGCAGATATGGCGCGTGA
- a CDS encoding suppressor of fused domain protein has protein sequence MSEAVTEVVGRFLEDRLGETPQRASVTFLGVEPIDVLRFAAADTGDRPTVVYVTSGCARHPMSDPTDLHADPVRGPRAELVVRMSSGTPLPGLHKRMATLAAAPAVEGLIIAADALVDLGEPLWDGSPFTAVLLEADELGIVELPEPMDPVTMLRAIPITANEAAWVRLKGADALREAWREAGIDVTRPDRASATPA, from the coding sequence GTGAGCGAAGCCGTGACAGAGGTCGTCGGACGATTCCTGGAAGACCGGCTGGGGGAGACGCCGCAGCGGGCGTCGGTGACGTTCCTGGGCGTTGAGCCGATCGACGTCCTGCGGTTCGCGGCCGCCGATACCGGTGATCGCCCCACGGTGGTCTACGTGACGTCGGGGTGTGCGCGGCATCCGATGTCCGATCCCACCGACCTGCACGCGGATCCGGTCCGCGGACCCCGTGCCGAGCTCGTCGTGCGCATGTCGTCGGGGACACCGCTGCCGGGCCTGCACAAACGGATGGCGACGCTGGCGGCCGCGCCGGCCGTCGAGGGCCTGATCATCGCCGCCGACGCACTCGTCGATCTCGGCGAACCCCTCTGGGACGGTTCCCCGTTCACCGCGGTACTGCTCGAGGCCGACGAACTCGGCATCGTCGAACTGCCCGAACCGATGGACCCGGTCACCATGCTCCGGGCCATCCCGATCACCGCCAACGAGGCCGCCTGGGTGCGGCTGAAGGGGGCCGACGCGCTGCGGGAGGCGTGGCGGGAGGCGGGTATCGACGTGACCAGGCCCGACCGGGCGTCGGCAACTCCGGCCTGA
- a CDS encoding HemK2/MTQ2 family protein methyltransferase: MTLTSSSLPTTTAPRPELDVYLPQQDTQLLIDTLRSRGVAGARVLDLCTGSGAIAIAAARAGATEVTAVDASAEAVAYARQAAAEAGVRIEVAHGDLRRHRGRYDVVTCNPPYVPTPPESEAALHPAGPSHAWDAGLDGRAVLDPLCAHVPDLLVPGGTLVLVHSEFADEEASLRALRAGGLTAEVVAERVIPFGPVLSARAGWMEEIGMLERNRRIERLVAIVAVAPGESGPAGGSA; encoded by the coding sequence GTGACCCTCACATCATCGTCGCTGCCCACGACGACCGCCCCCCGGCCCGAGCTCGATGTCTATCTGCCGCAGCAGGACACCCAGTTGCTGATCGACACCCTGCGCTCCCGCGGCGTCGCGGGAGCCCGCGTCCTCGACCTGTGCACCGGCAGCGGCGCCATCGCCATCGCGGCGGCCCGGGCGGGTGCGACCGAGGTGACCGCGGTGGACGCGTCCGCCGAGGCGGTTGCGTATGCGCGACAGGCGGCGGCCGAGGCCGGGGTGCGCATCGAGGTGGCCCACGGCGACCTCCGCCGTCATCGGGGCCGGTACGACGTCGTCACCTGTAACCCGCCGTACGTACCGACCCCGCCGGAATCCGAGGCGGCCCTGCATCCGGCCGGACCTTCGCACGCATGGGACGCCGGCCTCGACGGCCGGGCCGTCCTCGACCCGCTGTGCGCGCACGTTCCGGACCTGCTGGTGCCCGGCGGCACCCTCGTGCTCGTCCATTCGGAATTCGCCGACGAGGAGGCCTCGCTGCGTGCCCTCCGTGCCGGTGGCCTGACCGCCGAGGTGGTGGCCGAACGGGTCATCCCGTTCGGCCCGGTTCTCTCGGCGCGTGCGGGCTGGATGGAGGAGATCGGGATGCTCGAGCGCAACCGCCGCATCGAGCGACTGGTCGCGATCGTCGCGGTCGCGCCCGGCGAATCCGGTCCGGCGGGTGGGTCGGCGTGA
- a CDS encoding CDGSH iron-sulfur domain-containing protein, which translates to MSGDAKRNAVRVIRGGPVLVSGPVDIELPDGAKVESDRFMVAVCACGRSKTYPLCDTSHRKKRRRTD; encoded by the coding sequence GTGAGCGGCGACGCCAAGCGCAACGCGGTGCGGGTGATCCGCGGTGGTCCGGTGCTCGTCTCCGGACCCGTCGACATCGAACTCCCGGACGGCGCGAAGGTCGAATCGGACCGGTTCATGGTCGCCGTGTGCGCCTGCGGGCGCAGCAAGACCTACCCGCTGTGCGACACCAGCCACCGCAAGAAGCGTCGCCGGACGGACTGA
- a CDS encoding iron-containing redox enzyme family protein, translating to MVDVSTEHDTTFRRPLLPGARGPLSATVIDLLRGDPASASIPELPVDDADPYGDDLQLALYLCYEMHYVGFVDAATEWEWNPALLTIRAALERSFLAALHRDVPAAAAEDSADHEMDELCIENPDGDGASYRLRDAGTWEQYRQLFAMRSLYHLKEADPHAWAIPRLRGHAKAAFVAVEFDEFGGGRGDAVHQELFADLLRASDLRADYLGYLDTVPGVALTPVNLMSLFGLHRRYRGAAVGHLAATEITSPPGSQRLLAGLEQLDAPEACRRFYREHVEADAVHEQILRTDVVGDLIRSEPDTEADVIFGIRAFLFVEDALDRHVLSSWERGESAFPGI from the coding sequence ATGGTCGACGTTTCGACGGAGCACGACACGACCTTCCGGCGACCGCTGTTGCCGGGTGCGCGCGGACCTCTGTCGGCCACCGTCATCGATCTCCTCCGGGGTGACCCCGCATCAGCGTCGATCCCCGAGTTGCCGGTCGACGACGCCGACCCGTACGGCGATGACCTGCAGCTCGCCCTCTACCTCTGCTACGAGATGCACTACGTTGGCTTCGTCGATGCCGCCACCGAGTGGGAATGGAATCCCGCGCTGCTCACGATCCGGGCGGCGCTCGAGCGTTCGTTCCTCGCTGCCCTGCACCGCGACGTGCCGGCGGCGGCCGCCGAGGACTCCGCCGACCACGAGATGGACGAGCTCTGCATCGAGAACCCCGACGGCGACGGTGCCTCGTACCGACTCCGCGACGCCGGCACGTGGGAGCAGTACCGCCAGCTGTTCGCGATGCGCTCGCTCTATCACCTGAAAGAGGCCGACCCGCACGCGTGGGCGATCCCGCGTCTCCGGGGCCACGCGAAAGCCGCCTTCGTCGCGGTCGAGTTCGACGAGTTCGGCGGTGGCCGCGGCGACGCCGTCCATCAGGAACTCTTCGCCGACCTGCTGCGGGCCTCGGACCTCCGCGCCGATTACCTCGGGTACCTCGACACCGTGCCCGGCGTCGCGCTGACGCCGGTCAACCTGATGTCACTGTTCGGACTTCATCGCCGGTACCGGGGTGCCGCGGTCGGCCATCTGGCGGCCACCGAGATCACCTCGCCCCCCGGATCCCAGCGCCTGCTCGCCGGCCTGGAGCAGCTCGATGCGCCGGAGGCCTGCCGACGTTTCTACCGCGAACACGTCGAGGCCGACGCGGTTCACGAGCAGATCCTGCGCACCGACGTCGTGGGTGATCTCATCCGCAGCGAACCGGACACCGAGGCCGACGTGATCTTCGGGATCCGCGCCTTCCTGTTCGTCGAGGACGCGCTCGACCGTCATGTCCTGTCCTCCTGGGAGCGCGGCGAGAGCGCCTTCCCCGGCATCTGA
- a CDS encoding magnesium and cobalt transport protein CorA produces MPSLPRPGPRGLSPRRDRRPLPQIRVPVARAIVDCAVYIDGHRQPGRVSYTEGLARVRAAGEGFVWVGLHAPDDAQMADVGATFGLHELVVEDAVHAHQRPKLEVYDDTQFLVLRTVQYVEHETMAKASEVVETGEIMVFAGPDFVLTVRHGEHTELSELRRRLEAHPDRLALGPTAVLHAVADKVVDSYLAVTERMDVDVAAIEEVVFGRQGHSLDIDPVYLLRREVLELRRAVTPLATPLQSLTASGNPLVPKEIRRQFRDVSDHLTTVIDRVLEYDELLTSLLQAAAAKVGIQQSTDMRKISAWVAIAAVPTMVAGIYGMNFDHMPELHQEWGYPVVLGCLVALCAGLFVVFRRSHWL; encoded by the coding sequence GTGCCCTCGCTCCCCCGGCCCGGTCCGCGCGGGTTGTCACCGCGCCGCGACCGCCGACCGCTCCCGCAGATCCGCGTCCCGGTGGCGCGTGCGATCGTGGACTGCGCCGTCTACATCGACGGTCACCGGCAGCCGGGGCGCGTCAGCTACACCGAGGGTCTCGCGCGGGTGCGCGCTGCAGGCGAGGGCTTCGTGTGGGTCGGTCTCCATGCCCCCGACGACGCGCAGATGGCCGATGTCGGTGCCACGTTCGGGCTGCACGAGCTCGTGGTCGAGGACGCGGTACACGCACATCAACGACCGAAACTCGAGGTGTACGACGACACCCAGTTCCTGGTGTTGCGGACCGTGCAGTACGTCGAGCACGAGACGATGGCCAAGGCGAGCGAGGTCGTCGAGACCGGCGAGATCATGGTCTTCGCCGGACCGGATTTCGTCCTGACCGTGCGGCACGGCGAGCACACCGAACTGTCGGAGCTGCGCCGCCGCCTGGAAGCCCATCCCGATCGCCTCGCCCTCGGTCCGACCGCGGTCCTGCACGCTGTCGCCGACAAGGTGGTCGACAGCTACCTTGCGGTCACGGAGCGGATGGACGTCGACGTCGCGGCCATCGAGGAGGTCGTCTTCGGCCGACAGGGTCACTCGCTCGACATCGACCCGGTCTATCTCCTGCGTCGCGAAGTGCTCGAACTACGGCGCGCGGTGACACCGCTCGCGACACCGCTGCAGAGTTTGACAGCGAGCGGTAACCCCTTGGTGCCCAAAGAGATCCGACGGCAGTTCCGGGATGTCAGCGACCATCTCACCACCGTCATCGATCGCGTTCTCGAGTACGACGAACTGCTGACCTCGCTCCTGCAGGCCGCGGCCGCCAAGGTCGGCATCCAACAGTCGACCGACATGCGCAAGATCTCGGCCTGGGTCGCGATCGCGGCGGTACCCACCATGGTCGCCGGCATCTACGGCATGAACTTCGACCACATGCCCGAGCTCCACCAGGAATGGGGTTATCCCGTGGTACTCGGCTGCCTGGTCGCGCTCTGCGCCGGCCTGTTCGTGGTGTTCCGTCGCAGTCACTGGTTGTGA
- a CDS encoding glycine betaine ABC transporter substrate-binding protein, whose translation MPERLVRKRLVTVAGLLVVLAVVLAGCADDPSTPPRGLVIGSSDEPAMRVMAEVYAGALRNAGSVVSADQLRGDMPTLLDEMDRAELDLFPGFTGELLTMLSPSSSAIGAEDVYRDLNRSLPQGVSVGDETPVSAAPQIFVSTTLAGDVGATGLADCARLPAGLPVAALGQPDAATMRAFADAGCAFGPVELVASSEDVLRRAAGGTAVGLLTPLEIAGEDADGTSSEVQALRTSQGGGDTADSPGTPATDARPAGAEQADQTGPRAEVLVPVFRSAALNRDQVKAMNKVAGEITTADLATMSAEVDGGSDPREVALAWLGEHGL comes from the coding sequence GTGCCTGAACGTCTTGTCCGCAAACGTCTCGTCACGGTGGCCGGCCTCCTCGTCGTCCTGGCGGTGGTGCTCGCCGGCTGCGCCGACGATCCGTCGACCCCGCCGCGCGGGCTGGTGATCGGATCGTCGGACGAACCGGCGATGCGGGTGATGGCCGAGGTGTACGCGGGGGCGCTGCGCAACGCGGGCTCGGTGGTGTCCGCCGACCAGCTCCGCGGGGACATGCCGACGCTGCTGGACGAGATGGATCGAGCCGAACTCGATCTCTTCCCGGGCTTCACCGGGGAATTGCTGACGATGCTCTCCCCGTCGTCGTCCGCGATCGGCGCCGAAGACGTCTACCGCGACCTCAATCGCTCACTGCCGCAGGGAGTTTCGGTGGGGGACGAGACTCCGGTGTCGGCGGCCCCACAGATCTTCGTGTCGACGACCCTCGCTGGGGACGTCGGCGCCACCGGTCTCGCGGACTGTGCCCGGCTGCCCGCGGGCCTGCCGGTCGCCGCTCTCGGTCAACCGGACGCGGCCACCATGCGGGCCTTCGCCGATGCGGGGTGCGCGTTCGGTCCGGTCGAACTCGTCGCTTCCTCCGAGGACGTGCTCCGCCGCGCCGCAGGCGGCACGGCGGTCGGCCTGCTGACGCCGCTCGAGATCGCCGGGGAAGACGCCGACGGCACGTCATCGGAGGTGCAGGCGCTCCGGACGTCGCAGGGGGGCGGCGACACCGCGGACAGCCCCGGCACCCCGGCCACCGACGCCCGGCCCGCGGGCGCCGAGCAGGCCGATCAGACCGGTCCGCGGGCGGAAGTACTCGTACCGGTGTTCCGGTCCGCGGCGCTGAACCGCGACCAGGTCAAGGCGATGAACAAGGTGGCAGGTGAGATCACCACCGCCGACCTCGCCACCATGTCCGCAGAGGTCGACGGCGGGTCGGACCCACGCGAGGTCGCCCTCGCCTGGCTGGGCGAACACGGCCTGTAG